One window of Mediterraneibacter butyricigenes genomic DNA carries:
- a CDS encoding galactokinase, with translation MKKWNEVYKMLETGALDQKLELTGCRDLDVARKRTMHVLEEFKKCFGTEEELEIALCSAPGRTEISGNHTDHQHGHVLAAAVNLDFLACAAPNGTNTVRFQSEGWPMTTVDLSDMEPQENEKETTASLVRGVLAQMEKAGYQVGGCDIYAVSSVLPGSGLSSSAACEVLLGVIGNHLFCKDELDAVTIAKIGQKAENQYFGKPSGLMDQTASSVGDAVAIDFGDPSAPIVRPVTADLEGLGLALCIIDCGADHAALTGEYASIPQEMGKVAQFFGKEVLHDVREEEILALLPELRKAAGDRAVLRALHFYADDKRAVEEADALQRKDKETFLHLVKESGRSSWELLQNITPAGAVEAQDMAVALAATEIALKGKGACRVHGGGFAGTLQAFVPLEDVEEFKKNVETMIGEECCHILSIRPVGGIVLLLD, from the coding sequence ATGAAAAAATGGAACGAAGTGTACAAGATGTTGGAAACAGGTGCGTTGGATCAGAAACTGGAATTGACAGGGTGTAGGGATCTTGATGTGGCAAGAAAACGTACGATGCACGTACTGGAAGAATTTAAGAAATGTTTCGGAACAGAGGAAGAACTGGAGATCGCGTTGTGTTCAGCTCCGGGACGTACAGAAATCAGCGGAAATCATACGGATCATCAGCATGGTCATGTGCTGGCGGCGGCAGTGAACCTTGATTTTCTGGCATGTGCTGCACCGAATGGAACAAACACTGTGCGCTTTCAATCAGAGGGATGGCCGATGACAACCGTGGATTTATCAGATATGGAGCCACAGGAGAATGAAAAAGAAACGACAGCGTCCCTGGTACGCGGCGTTCTGGCACAGATGGAAAAAGCCGGATATCAGGTGGGAGGATGTGATATCTACGCAGTGTCCAGTGTACTTCCTGGATCGGGACTTTCATCTTCGGCAGCTTGTGAAGTTCTGCTGGGTGTGATCGGAAACCATTTATTCTGTAAGGATGAACTGGATGCAGTAACAATTGCAAAGATTGGACAGAAGGCGGAGAACCAGTATTTTGGAAAACCAAGCGGACTGATGGATCAGACCGCATCTTCCGTAGGAGATGCAGTGGCGATTGATTTCGGAGATCCGTCTGCACCGATAGTACGTCCAGTTACAGCAGATCTGGAAGGATTGGGACTTGCATTGTGTATTATTGACTGTGGTGCAGATCATGCGGCGCTGACCGGGGAGTATGCATCTATTCCTCAGGAGATGGGAAAAGTTGCACAGTTCTTTGGAAAAGAAGTGCTGCATGACGTGAGAGAAGAAGAAATCCTTGCATTATTGCCGGAGCTTCGAAAGGCAGCAGGTGACAGAGCAGTCCTCCGTGCATTACATTTCTATGCAGATGATAAAAGAGCGGTGGAAGAGGCAGATGCCCTTCAGAGAAAAGACAAAGAGACTTTCCTGCATCTGGTGAAGGAGTCGGGACGTTCTTCCTGGGAGCTTTTACAGAATATTACACCGGCAGGTGCTGTGGAGGCACAGGACATGGCTGTGGCATTAGCCGCAACAGAGATCGCATTAAAAGGAAAAGGTGCATGCCGTGTGCACGGAGGCGGATTTGCCGGAACACTTCAGGCATTTGTTCCATTGGAAGATGTAGAAGAATTTAAGAAGAACGTGGAAACAATGATCGGAGAAGAATGCTGTCATATCCTGAGTATCCGTCCGGTAGGAGGAATCGTTCTCTTACTAGATTAG
- a CDS encoding cache domain-containing sensor histidine kinase, translated as MEFNIQTIIMSVLMALTFITIALMGFLLYHRFKLALDKTAISNTESTVESTIDRVNSDLLNIRQISNAANYNIIQEFDISSQEFSKQFSLLYETNADKIQSLALYGSDGRLITSEPVAAEKENVEVTKQRWYRNAENDIENVHFSTPHTQNLFADGSFRYHRVISLSQSVDINDGERPGIGVLLVDMKYSVVEDVLERINESSNGIYYYLCSRDGEIIYHPRWTEIDRGMFTEKNIEAANYEDGTYELSVDGKKENIVVGSISYTGWKLVGVVPESVQTTSINNFRYYIFTTIIVLLMMLLEGNRLISRKISKPIRELDESVKAYEAGGKPDIYIGGSSEIRHLGYSVQKSYEQIESLMDEIIRHQNERRKSELDALQSQINPHFLYNTLESITWMVEAQRNSEAVMMISELAKLLRVSLSRGKTIIPIADELQHSRSYMSIQLVRYKERFKTEFIMDDEIGNYCIVKLVIQPILENAIYYGVGHMDEDDGGKIIVHGEKKGDDIYISIEDNGMGMREEVLENILMDNSKVPKHGSGVGVINVHSRIKLMFGAEYGLSVYSEPDEGTKVVIHIPAIPYTKENAEMLEAQKYRREMVENEEK; from the coding sequence ATGGAATTTAATATACAGACGATCATCATGTCTGTATTGATGGCATTGACGTTCATAACTATTGCTCTTATGGGATTTTTGCTTTATCACCGCTTTAAACTGGCACTTGACAAGACGGCGATATCAAATACAGAGTCGACAGTGGAAAGCACGATTGATCGTGTGAACTCGGATCTTTTAAACATCCGACAGATTTCCAATGCGGCGAATTACAATATCATCCAGGAGTTTGATATCTCCAGTCAGGAGTTCTCCAAACAGTTCAGTCTGCTGTATGAGACGAACGCGGATAAAATCCAGAGTCTGGCATTGTACGGAAGTGACGGCAGGCTGATTACATCGGAACCTGTGGCTGCAGAGAAAGAGAATGTTGAGGTGACGAAGCAGCGCTGGTACCGTAATGCAGAAAATGACATTGAAAATGTCCATTTCTCTACACCGCATACACAGAATCTTTTTGCAGACGGCTCATTCAGATATCATCGAGTGATTTCTTTAAGCCAATCGGTAGATATTAACGACGGTGAGCGGCCGGGAATCGGAGTTCTTCTGGTGGATATGAAGTATTCTGTGGTCGAGGATGTGCTGGAACGGATCAATGAATCTTCCAATGGGATTTATTATTATCTGTGCAGCAGGGATGGAGAAATCATATATCATCCCCGGTGGACAGAGATTGACAGAGGAATGTTTACAGAGAAGAATATCGAGGCTGCCAATTACGAGGATGGTACTTATGAACTGTCCGTTGATGGAAAGAAAGAAAATATCGTTGTGGGAAGTATTTCTTATACCGGCTGGAAACTTGTCGGGGTAGTGCCGGAGAGCGTGCAGACGACAAGTATCAATAATTTCAGATACTACATTTTTACGACGATCATCGTACTCTTGATGATGCTTTTAGAGGGAAACCGTCTGATCTCCAGAAAAATATCCAAGCCGATCCGGGAGTTGGACGAGTCGGTAAAAGCATATGAGGCAGGCGGAAAACCGGATATTTATATCGGGGGGTCTTCAGAAATCCGGCATCTGGGTTATTCAGTCCAGAAATCTTATGAACAGATCGAGAGTCTGATGGACGAGATCATCAGGCATCAGAATGAGCGCAGAAAAAGTGAACTGGATGCACTGCAGAGTCAGATTAATCCACATTTTCTTTATAATACACTGGAATCTATTACCTGGATGGTGGAGGCACAGCGAAACAGTGAGGCTGTAATGATGATCTCAGAACTTGCAAAACTCCTTCGCGTTAGTCTGTCACGGGGAAAGACGATTATTCCAATCGCAGACGAACTGCAGCACAGCAGGAGCTATATGAGTATCCAGCTTGTCCGTTATAAAGAACGTTTCAAGACGGAATTTATTATGGATGACGAGATTGGAAATTACTGTATTGTCAAGCTGGTCATCCAGCCAATCCTGGAAAATGCAATCTACTATGGCGTGGGGCATATGGATGAGGATGATGGCGGCAAGATCATCGTGCATGGTGAGAAGAAAGGTGACGATATTTATATTTCTATAGAAGATAATGGAATGGGAATGAGAGAAGAGGTACTGGAAAATATCCTGATGGATAACAGTAAGGTGCCGAAACATGGATCAGGTGTGGGTGTGATCAATGTACATTCCAGAATCAAGCTCATGTTTGGCGCTGAATACGGACTTTCTGTATATAGTGAACCGGACGAGGGAACAAAAGTCGTAATCCATATCCCGGCGATCCCTTACACAAAGGAGAACGCAGAGATGCTGGAAGCACAAAAATACAGACGGGAGATGGTAGAAAATGAAGAAAAATAA
- a CDS encoding galactose ABC transporter substrate-binding protein translates to MSRKKRIRQILWIIVAVVMLVLTGCSDKKEPEDKVLRVGVVTYTSDDPFINALADELKENLKSMETKDMKIMVSIKNGDDDQQDQDEIVEEMIDAGCDVLCVNLVDRTAPSRIIRLAKQNDIPVLFFNREPVWEDLTQWEDLYYVGCDAEQSGIMQGETAAEYICSHPEVDRNQDGKIQYVLLEGEAGHQDAISRTDYSVKTLIEQGIHLEKLSYQFADWNRGQAENRMNRLISQYEDSIELIISNNDEMALGAVAAYQKAGYEQDKWPVIFGIDGLDDALEAVKSGKMQGTVYNDKEDQAMQMAKLAVEVFKGEDTNRKQLKAGRYYVSQYQQVDSSNVDEFFKR, encoded by the coding sequence ATGAGTAGAAAAAAGCGGATAAGGCAGATCCTCTGGATCATTGTTGCGGTTGTGATGCTTGTTCTTACCGGGTGCAGTGATAAAAAAGAGCCGGAAGATAAGGTTTTAAGAGTTGGTGTTGTCACGTATACATCAGACGATCCGTTTATCAATGCGTTGGCGGATGAGTTAAAAGAAAATTTAAAATCCATGGAAACGAAGGATATGAAGATTATGGTTTCCATAAAAAACGGTGACGATGATCAACAGGATCAGGATGAGATTGTAGAAGAAATGATTGATGCGGGCTGTGATGTATTGTGTGTTAATCTCGTGGACAGGACTGCGCCATCAAGAATCATCCGGCTGGCAAAGCAGAATGATATCCCTGTCTTGTTTTTTAACCGTGAACCAGTGTGGGAGGATCTTACGCAGTGGGAAGACTTGTATTATGTAGGCTGTGATGCAGAACAGTCAGGAATCATGCAGGGAGAGACTGCGGCAGAGTATATCTGCAGTCATCCGGAAGTGGATAGAAACCAGGACGGAAAGATCCAGTACGTTCTGTTAGAGGGAGAGGCAGGACATCAGGATGCCATCAGCAGAACTGATTATTCTGTAAAAACTCTGATCGAGCAGGGCATACATCTGGAAAAATTAAGTTACCAGTTTGCGGACTGGAACCGAGGACAGGCTGAAAATCGCATGAACCGTCTGATCAGCCAGTATGAAGATAGTATAGAATTGATCATTTCCAATAATGATGAAATGGCACTGGGGGCAGTGGCGGCATATCAGAAAGCTGGATATGAACAGGACAAGTGGCCGGTGATCTTTGGAATTGATGGTCTGGATGATGCATTGGAGGCTGTCAAGTCAGGAAAGATGCAGGGAACGGTCTATAACGACAAGGAAGATCAGGCAATGCAGATGGCAAAACTGGCGGTGGAGGTTTTTAAAGGAGAAGATACGAACCGGAAGCAGTTAAAGGCAGGCAGATATTATGTTTCGCAGTATCAGCAGGTGGACAGCAGCAATGTGGATGAGTTTTTTAAAAGATAA
- a CDS encoding DUF6553 family protein gives MDHTWTESFYQETDAAKRFDILKENTGKEKTPADVYREELWIARYGKRRPKNDAFVGALMELKYLAEGSSLDPGGKKKRQAAKVIASLGMAGAETKEREYQEILLAELKNVFLKFIEVSRGGRGFTSLVFGMGQLSEEGVVKKIAEQISTIAFQTPHMLRMDREFAVLQEAALQVFRQEYPNREHFLKK, from the coding sequence ATGGATCATACATGGACAGAATCGTTTTATCAGGAAACGGATGCCGCAAAACGTTTTGACATATTAAAAGAGAATACCGGAAAAGAAAAAACGCCGGCAGATGTATACCGGGAAGAACTGTGGATCGCCCGATATGGGAAAAGACGTCCAAAGAATGATGCATTTGTAGGTGCACTCATGGAATTAAAATATCTGGCAGAGGGAAGCAGCCTGGACCCCGGCGGAAAAAAGAAACGACAGGCAGCGAAGGTTATAGCCAGCCTTGGAATGGCAGGGGCAGAGACAAAAGAACGGGAATATCAGGAGATACTTTTAGCAGAACTGAAAAATGTATTTCTCAAATTCATAGAAGTAAGCAGAGGCGGACGGGGATTTACTTCTTTGGTGTTTGGAATGGGGCAGCTCTCAGAGGAGGGCGTTGTGAAGAAGATTGCAGAGCAGATCAGCACAATCGCATTTCAAACACCGCATATGCTTCGTATGGACAGAGAATTTGCGGTTTTGCAGGAGGCGGCATTACAGGTTTTTCGTCAGGAATATCCGAACCGAGAGCATTTCCTGAAAAAATAA
- a CDS encoding metallophosphoesterase — translation MHFIHIADIHLGAAPEVGERYKEQRNREIWDTFRRLLRRCEEERVELLLIAGDLFHRQPLKRELKEVNAMFAQLSVTQVVLIAGNHDYIGKNSAYREFVWAENVHPLFSSEMQSVVFPELKLAVYGFGYDKREITEAKYDAAEAPGEYPYEILLAHGGDGTHIPMNFRKMQSLGYSYIAMGHIHKPQIFAGEERNPASQNFFSKGQYRGQAMAYAGALEPIDAGDLGKHGYIEGVLDEKGCRVKFFPFAYRSYQELTVKVDSEMSLAELRAKLCRLTMSEEQNRDFYRIRLEGSKHPGQEFCLEELDESGRILKLEDQTHPDYDFERLAAENRGNLLGEYIASFLDTDTGRDGTGAHDLGTPEMETLERMALYEGVKALLGE, via the coding sequence ATGCATTTTATTCATATAGCGGATATCCATCTGGGCGCAGCACCGGAGGTGGGAGAACGGTATAAAGAACAGAGAAACAGAGAAATCTGGGATACCTTTCGACGGCTTTTGAGACGTTGCGAAGAGGAACGGGTGGAATTACTTCTGATCGCCGGAGATCTGTTCCATCGCCAGCCATTAAAGCGGGAACTCAAAGAAGTCAATGCCATGTTTGCGCAGCTTTCGGTGACACAGGTGGTGCTGATTGCGGGAAATCATGATTATATAGGTAAAAATTCTGCTTATCGGGAGTTTGTCTGGGCGGAGAATGTACATCCGCTGTTTTCGTCTGAGATGCAAAGCGTGGTATTTCCAGAGTTAAAACTGGCGGTCTACGGATTTGGTTATGATAAAAGAGAGATTACAGAAGCAAAATATGATGCTGCAGAAGCCCCGGGAGAATATCCGTATGAGATCCTGCTGGCGCATGGCGGGGATGGGACGCATATTCCGATGAATTTCAGGAAAATGCAAAGCCTGGGCTATTCTTATATTGCGATGGGGCATATCCATAAACCACAGATCTTTGCCGGGGAGGAAAGGAACCCGGCTTCACAGAACTTTTTTTCGAAGGGACAGTACAGAGGACAGGCAATGGCCTATGCAGGGGCGTTGGAACCAATCGATGCCGGAGATCTGGGAAAACATGGATATATAGAAGGGGTTTTGGATGAGAAAGGGTGCAGGGTGAAATTTTTCCCGTTTGCATATCGTTCCTATCAGGAGTTGACGGTGAAGGTGGATTCGGAAATGTCACTGGCAGAGTTGAGAGCGAAGCTTTGCCGATTGACGATGAGTGAGGAACAGAACCGGGATTTTTACAGGATTCGTCTGGAGGGAAGCAAACATCCGGGGCAGGAGTTTTGCCTGGAAGAACTGGATGAGTCCGGAAGAATTCTGAAACTGGAAGATCAGACCCACCCGGACTATGACTTTGAGCGGTTGGCGGCTGAGAACAGAGGAAATCTTCTGGGAGAATATATTGCATCTTTTCTTGATACAGATACAGGGAGAGACGGTACGGGCGCACATGATCTGGGAACGCCGGAGATGGAGACACTGGAACGTATGGCTTTATATGAAGGGGTAAAAGCCTTGTTGGGGGAGTAA
- a CDS encoding sugar ABC transporter substrate-binding protein, producing MAVILPESGDKRWDSLIKGMKQSAKMNGLHLIICNTDEIGNAEDEEEVIKEQLHNDVDAFVVCPAPGSETKEMLKRTCDDVPVMLITEDIYSGEKQVESGFPVIQPDHYEMGKELGKQLEKGGKKIGVVAGWKESEATRDSLEGLTDALKGTGSQIVWHCYREKGEDICEQINRKEKVDVLMILDSGALDEVGEQAEDGLYCGAEVYGIGSSVKSIALLDYGRIQGLVAPDGYEMGYESIEEITKKLNYRVYEIKSHETELKVIHKEDLFSGDDMERFLYSYE from the coding sequence GTGGCAGTAATATTGCCGGAATCCGGTGATAAGCGTTGGGACTCATTGATCAAGGGAATGAAGCAGTCGGCAAAGATGAACGGTTTGCACCTGATCATCTGTAATACAGATGAGATCGGAAATGCAGAGGATGAGGAAGAAGTAATCAAAGAACAGCTTCATAATGATGTGGACGCTTTTGTCGTGTGTCCGGCACCTGGAAGTGAGACAAAAGAGATGCTTAAGAGAACTTGTGATGATGTACCTGTCATGCTGATCACGGAAGACATATATAGTGGAGAAAAACAGGTAGAATCCGGCTTTCCGGTGATTCAGCCAGATCATTATGAGATGGGAAAAGAACTGGGGAAACAGTTGGAAAAAGGTGGGAAAAAGATAGGAGTTGTGGCAGGATGGAAGGAATCAGAAGCAACCAGAGATTCACTGGAAGGATTAACGGATGCATTAAAAGGTACCGGAAGTCAAATTGTCTGGCATTGCTATCGAGAAAAAGGAGAGGATATCTGTGAGCAGATAAACCGCAAAGAAAAGGTGGATGTGCTGATGATTCTGGATTCCGGAGCACTGGATGAGGTTGGTGAACAGGCAGAAGACGGACTGTATTGCGGAGCAGAAGTATATGGAATCGGCAGTAGTGTGAAATCCATTGCACTCTTGGATTACGGAAGGATTCAGGGACTTGTAGCCCCGGATGGCTATGAGATGGGGTACGAAAGTATCGAAGAGATCACTAAGAAGCTGAATTATAGGGTTTACGAGATTAAGAGCCATGAGACAGAGTTAAAAGTAATTCACAAAGAAGATTTGTTCTCTGGCGATGATATGGAAAGGTTTTTGTATTCTTATGAGTAG
- a CDS encoding tyrosine-type recombinase/integrase, which produces MFCTETGEPLTRWRVQGEIDRIVKRIRKDGIDFPHITSHTFRHTFATRAIEAGMHPQVLKAILGHSSLAMTMDLYSHVLPDTKAEEMQKISQIF; this is translated from the coding sequence CTGTTTTGCACAGAGACAGGTGAACCGTTAACAAGATGGAGAGTGCAGGGAGAGATTGATCGAATCGTAAAGCGGATAAGAAAAGATGGTATTGATTTTCCACATATAACATCGCATACGTTTAGGCATACATTTGCAACCAGAGCGATTGAAGCAGGAATGCATCCACAAGTATTAAAGGCTATCTTAGGGCATAGCAGTTTGGCAATGACGATGGATTTATATAGTCATGTATTGCCGGATACAAAGGCGGAAGAAATGCAGAAAATATCTCAGATATTTTAG
- the galT gene encoding UDP-glucose--hexose-1-phosphate uridylyltransferase, with protein MNRNEAITGLVDYALEKELIRSEEKIWAANSLLDVLKLESFQWEEPTEPAELTELLNALLDDAYERGVLEENSVVYRDLFDTRLMGCLTPRPSQVMDRFEELRKESAKEATDWYYQFSQDTNYIRTDRIAKDMHWKTATEYGELDISINLSKPEKDPKVIAAARNKKSSDYPRCMLCTENVGYAGRLNFPARQNHRIVPVKINGSSWYLQYSPYVYYNEHCICFNETHTPMKIDRACFAKLLDFVGQFPHYFVGSNADLPIVGGSILAHDHFQGGRYTFAMERAPIETEVSFDGYEDVQAGIVKWPMSVIRLKADKRERLIELADKILGSWRSYTDEDALILAETDGEPHNTITPIARRRGEDYELDLVLRNNLTTPEHPLGVYHPHAELHHIKKENIGLIEVMGLAILPGRLKKELSAVADKLVSGVDLREDPLTVAHADWAETIAEKYEITEENAMEIIWQETGLVFAKVLEQAGVYARTPEGKEAFLRFIRQV; from the coding sequence ATGAACCGAAATGAAGCAATTACTGGTCTGGTAGATTATGCTCTGGAAAAAGAACTGATTCGGTCGGAAGAAAAAATATGGGCAGCGAACAGCCTGCTGGACGTTTTAAAATTAGAGTCTTTCCAGTGGGAAGAGCCGACGGAACCGGCAGAACTCACAGAATTATTAAATGCATTGTTAGACGATGCATATGAAAGAGGCGTTCTGGAAGAAAATTCTGTGGTATACAGAGACTTATTTGATACACGTCTTATGGGATGCCTGACACCACGTCCGTCGCAGGTGATGGACAGGTTTGAGGAACTTCGAAAGGAATCCGCTAAAGAAGCAACGGACTGGTATTATCAGTTCAGCCAGGATACTAATTACATTAGAACAGACCGGATTGCAAAAGATATGCATTGGAAAACCGCCACAGAATATGGGGAATTGGATATTTCCATCAATTTGTCCAAGCCGGAGAAAGATCCGAAAGTGATCGCAGCAGCAAGAAATAAAAAGAGTTCGGACTATCCGCGTTGTATGCTCTGTACAGAAAATGTAGGATACGCCGGACGCTTAAACTTCCCGGCACGCCAGAACCACAGGATCGTGCCTGTTAAGATCAACGGATCTTCCTGGTATTTGCAGTATTCGCCGTACGTTTATTATAATGAACATTGTATTTGCTTTAATGAGACGCATACCCCTATGAAAATAGACCGCGCCTGTTTTGCGAAACTTCTGGATTTCGTAGGACAATTCCCGCATTACTTTGTGGGATCGAATGCGGACCTCCCGATTGTGGGAGGTTCGATTCTGGCGCACGATCATTTTCAGGGTGGAAGATATACATTTGCGATGGAGCGCGCCCCAATCGAGACAGAAGTTTCTTTTGACGGATATGAAGATGTACAGGCCGGCATTGTGAAATGGCCAATGTCCGTGATCCGTCTGAAAGCGGATAAACGGGAGCGGCTGATCGAGCTGGCAGATAAGATTTTAGGAAGTTGGAGAAGTTATACGGATGAGGATGCCTTGATTCTGGCAGAGACAGATGGGGAACCGCATAATACGATCACCCCGATCGCAAGACGCAGAGGGGAAGATTATGAGCTGGATCTGGTACTCCGCAATAATCTGACGACACCGGAGCATCCGCTGGGTGTTTATCATCCACATGCAGAGCTGCATCATATTAAAAAAGAAAATATCGGGCTGATCGAAGTCATGGGATTGGCAATTCTGCCGGGACGCTTGAAGAAGGAACTTTCCGCAGTTGCCGATAAACTGGTGTCCGGTGTAGATTTAAGAGAGGATCCGCTGACGGTGGCACATGCAGACTGGGCGGAAACGATTGCAGAGAAATACGAGATCACAGAAGAAAATGCGATGGAGATCATCTGGCAGGAGACAGGACTTGTATTTGCCAAAGTACTGGAGCAGGCAGGTGTTTATGCAAGGACTCCGGAAGGAAAAGAAGCATTCTTAAGATTTATAAGGCAGGTATAA
- a CDS encoding aldose epimerase family protein — protein sequence MAEVTFELFGETSEGKEVQECTLKAGEYTAKVLTFGGTLRSFMVPAKEGIRDIVLGCDSVEKYEEQSRTNYFGATVGRVANRITQASFELNGKIYTLAANNQGVNCLHGGINGFNRAVWEAREENGALVLTHTSPDGDEGFPGKLDVQVTYQLTEDGTLTIEYDAKSDADTLCNMTNHSYFNLCGHGVGSLEGHKLQILADEVTEIDETGAPNGKIFKVDGTPFDLREPQDLEERLEESHPQLATGGGFDHNFILGIEPQNPLRLAAKAYGGGLCMECHTTQPGVQLYTSNFLTPVDGKEGVRYDRRSSFCLETQGWADAIHHQDFPSIVLKAGKTYHQVTEYKVIKEN from the coding sequence ATGGCAGAAGTAACATTTGAATTGTTTGGAGAGACAAGTGAAGGAAAAGAAGTACAGGAATGTACATTAAAAGCCGGGGAATATACAGCCAAAGTTCTGACATTTGGAGGGACGCTCCGATCATTTATGGTTCCGGCGAAAGAAGGAATAAGAGATATCGTGCTGGGATGCGACTCGGTAGAAAAGTATGAAGAGCAGAGTCGTACCAATTATTTTGGTGCAACTGTTGGAAGAGTTGCCAACCGCATCACTCAGGCATCCTTTGAATTGAATGGGAAAATCTATACATTAGCGGCAAATAATCAGGGGGTAAACTGTCTGCACGGAGGTATCAATGGATTTAACCGTGCAGTGTGGGAGGCCAGGGAAGAAAATGGAGCATTGGTGCTTACACATACCAGTCCTGACGGTGATGAAGGATTTCCGGGGAAATTAGATGTACAGGTGACTTACCAGCTGACAGAAGATGGAACTCTTACGATAGAATATGATGCAAAAAGTGATGCAGATACTCTTTGTAATATGACAAATCACAGTTATTTCAACCTCTGTGGACATGGGGTCGGTTCGTTAGAGGGGCATAAGTTACAGATTCTTGCAGATGAAGTGACCGAGATTGATGAGACCGGTGCACCGAACGGAAAGATTTTTAAAGTAGACGGGACACCATTTGATCTGCGCGAACCGCAGGATCTGGAAGAACGTTTAGAAGAGAGTCATCCACAACTTGCAACGGGTGGTGGATTTGACCATAACTTTATCCTGGGCATAGAACCGCAGAATCCACTTCGTCTCGCGGCGAAAGCCTATGGAGGTGGACTTTGCATGGAATGTCATACGACCCAGCCGGGAGTGCAACTCTACACGTCAAATTTCCTGACACCGGTGGATGGAAAAGAAGGGGTACGTTATGACAGGCGTTCATCCTTCTGCCTGGAGACACAGGGATGGGCGGATGCGATCCATCATCAGGATTTTCCAAGTATCGTACTTAAGGCAGGAAAAACCTATCATCAGGTTACAGAATATAAAGTCATAAAAGAAAATTAA